In a genomic window of Lepisosteus oculatus isolate fLepOcu1 chromosome 5, fLepOcu1.hap2, whole genome shotgun sequence:
- the slc25a44a gene encoding solute carrier family 25 member 44a, with protein MQEKRNIQIIEWEDLDKRKFYSFGVFMTMTIRAGVYPATLIRTRLQVQKGKSLYGGTLDAFLKILRAEGVRGLYRGFLVNTFTLISGQGYITTYELARKYISAYSENNALKSLVAGGSASLVAQSITVPIDIVSQHLMMQGQGGHMGRFQIQPKNVLAAKHKWMFGQTRDIIVQIFAADGVRGFYRGYVASLLTYIPNSAVWWPFYHFYAEQLSKWAPSECPHLLLQAMAGPLAAATASTVTNPMDVVRARVQVEGKSSVIETFRQLLAEEGCWGMTKGLSARIISSTPTAIVMVVGYETLKKLSLRPELVDSRHW; from the exons ATGCAAGAGAAGAGGAACATTCAGATCATAGAATGGGAGGATCTGGACAAGAGGAAGTTCTACTCCTTCGGGGTGTTCATGACCATGACCATCCGAGCAGGAGTGTACCCCGCCACGCTCATCCGCACCCGGCTGCAGGTGCAGAAGGGGAAGTCCCTGTACGGCGGCACGCTCGACGCCTTCCTTAAGATCCTCCGGGCCGAGGGCGTGCGCGGACTCTACCGCGGGTTCCTGGTGAACACCTTCACCTTGATCTCTGGCCAGGGCTACATCACCACGTACGAGCTGGCCAGGAAATACATCTCCGCCTACTCTGAGAACAACGCCTTGAAATCGCTGGTGGCCGGCGGGTCGGCGTCTCTGGTGGCTCAGAGCATCACGGTCCCCATTGACATCGTCTCCCAGCACCTCATGATGCAAGGACAAGGGGGCCACATGGGCCGCTTCCAAATCCAGCCCAAAAACGTTTTGGCGGCAAAGCACAAATGGATGTTTGGCCAGACCAGAGACATTATAGTTCAGATTTTTGCAGCCGACGGCGTCCGGGGATTTTACAGGGGTTACGTGGCATCTCTCTTGACGTACATCCCGAACAGCGCAGTGTGGTGGCCTTTTTATCATTTCTATGCAG AACAGCTCTCCAAATGGGCACCCAGTGAATGCCCACATCTGCTCCTTCAAGCTATGGCTGGACCTTTGGCAGCAGCAACTGCCTCTACTGTCACCAACCCTATGGATGTGGTCAGGGCCAGAGTGCAG GTGGAAGGCAAGTCTTCTGTGATCGAGACTTTCAGACAGCTCCTGGCTGAGGAAGGCTGCTGGGGCATGACCAAGGGGCTGTCGGCCCGCATCATCTCCTCCACGCCGACTGCCATCGTCATGGTCGTGGGCTACGAGACCCTGAAGAAACTGAGCCTCCGACCGGAGCTTGTCGATTCCAGACACTGGTAG